In the genome of Burkholderia sp. PAMC 26561, one region contains:
- a CDS encoding efflux transporter outer membrane subunit, which yields MKKHLLVVLASLSLAACAVQPATHANLPDTVKTVVPTNWNVEAPQDAVDATTWWSQFGDPVLTELVDSVLTGNLDLQAAAERVKQAQANTTQKRAVLMPELDATAKGSDTRQNAPPPLGYVREGGVGLALSWSPDVFGGERLDLLAARAQLVGQQHAEDAIRLALAADTASAYVDLRWAQKEMQILNDNLGIRQHALQLTQERLKFGLSTQLDVARAQNQLDELQARIPRAQSTIQHELSLIAVYTGRTPESVDKLVLAAPRPVPTPDGAVPTTLPSEALLRRPDVLVAYAKVEQRAAEVGVSRAERYPKFQLNLSDGLLAASYVGLPTLTDNLFSAALSATSPIFNAGRITANIQQNESKMRESQLDLQQTMLEALKEVEDTRSDLVSTTQSTESLTHALGASDQSLKLANQLYKGGATDFLDVLSAQQTYLQDSDSLNQAKREHALAAVALYRSLGGGWSQTLSVVASNGTAH from the coding sequence ATGAAAAAGCACTTGTTAGTAGTTCTCGCTAGTCTTTCGTTGGCCGCATGTGCCGTTCAGCCAGCCACGCATGCGAATCTGCCAGATACGGTTAAAACCGTCGTGCCGACAAACTGGAACGTTGAGGCGCCTCAGGATGCCGTCGATGCAACAACCTGGTGGTCGCAGTTCGGCGACCCGGTACTCACAGAACTGGTCGACTCCGTACTCACCGGTAATCTTGATCTTCAAGCAGCAGCCGAGCGGGTGAAGCAGGCACAAGCCAACACAACGCAAAAGCGTGCTGTCTTAATGCCGGAGCTCGACGCAACTGCAAAGGGTTCTGATACTCGGCAAAACGCTCCCCCTCCGCTTGGTTATGTACGCGAGGGCGGTGTAGGGCTTGCGTTGAGCTGGTCGCCTGACGTGTTTGGCGGCGAGCGGCTGGATTTGCTTGCGGCACGGGCGCAACTCGTCGGGCAGCAGCATGCTGAAGACGCGATAAGGCTTGCACTAGCAGCGGATACAGCATCGGCCTACGTAGATTTGCGCTGGGCGCAAAAAGAAATGCAGATTTTGAACGACAACCTTGGGATTCGGCAGCATGCCTTGCAACTCACCCAGGAGCGTCTGAAATTCGGATTGTCGACGCAGCTCGACGTCGCGCGCGCGCAAAATCAGCTGGATGAACTGCAGGCCAGAATCCCGCGTGCTCAATCGACGATTCAGCACGAGCTCAGCCTGATTGCCGTCTATACGGGCCGCACGCCCGAATCGGTCGACAAACTGGTGCTGGCGGCGCCTCGCCCCGTACCTACGCCCGATGGCGCGGTGCCGACGACTTTGCCGTCTGAAGCATTGTTGCGCCGTCCGGATGTGCTCGTGGCTTATGCCAAAGTCGAGCAGCGTGCCGCAGAGGTGGGTGTATCGAGGGCCGAGCGGTACCCAAAATTCCAGTTGAATCTTAGCGACGGATTGTTGGCCGCGTCCTATGTTGGATTGCCTACGCTGACCGATAATCTGTTCAGTGCGGCGTTAAGCGCGACAAGTCCCATCTTCAACGCCGGCCGAATCACGGCGAACATCCAGCAGAACGAAAGCAAGATGCGTGAATCGCAGTTAGATCTTCAGCAGACGATGCTTGAGGCGCTGAAGGAAGTGGAGGACACCCGGAGCGATCTTGTTAGCACGACGCAGTCCACAGAAAGTCTGACGCACGCCCTTGGAGCGTCAGACCAGTCACTGAAGCTGGCGAACCAGTTATACAAAGGCGGTGCAACGGATTTCTTGGACGTGCTGTCGGCGCAACAGACCTATCTTCAGGATTCGGACTCACTGAACCAGGCGAAACGAGAGCACGCGCTGGCAGCGGTTGCGTTGTATCGGTCGCTTGGCGGTGGCTGGAGCCAGACTCTCTCGGTTGTCGCGTCGAATGGGACGGCTCATTGA
- a CDS encoding LuxR C-terminal-related transcriptional regulator, which yields MELVTEPLRLIGLYWGMDVVSRLGNENIGDLRIWRTRHRDNFSAHDFALVELIRPSLASALARSKTGTTTPELHVTYAISEHAVKALTAREREVVSLIVEGLLDKQIAERLGISFTTYALTWTAHSRKWELAIALRSFGWRESSIAKDGSRRY from the coding sequence ATGGAACTCGTTACTGAACCTCTACGCCTCATCGGTTTGTATTGGGGCATGGACGTAGTCTCGCGGTTGGGAAATGAAAACATTGGAGATCTGCGAATCTGGCGCACACGTCACCGGGACAATTTTTCGGCGCACGATTTCGCGCTGGTTGAACTCATCCGCCCATCCTTAGCTTCAGCGCTCGCGCGCTCGAAAACCGGCACTACCACGCCCGAATTGCATGTGACATACGCGATTTCCGAGCACGCTGTTAAAGCATTGACCGCACGCGAACGAGAGGTGGTGTCCCTCATCGTCGAAGGACTGCTCGATAAGCAGATTGCGGAACGGCTTGGAATTTCGTTCACGACGTATGCACTCACGTGGACCGCACATTCCAGAAAATGGGAGTTGGCAATCGCGCTACGCTCATTCGGTTGGCGCGAAAGCTCGATAGCTAAAGATGGGTCTCGCCGATACTAA
- the tnpA gene encoding IS66-like element accessory protein TnpA translates to MTQNDSDSDFLPLKVISVGRDGKRRFDKRDRQRLIEACLQPGVSVAGMALRAWVNANLLHRWICEHEKTYRGEGATQESRDAAAFVPVVEIACADPQPPLPQLPPPHRDATRVAQRPLAPSRMTVEMPNGITLRLECGAHDATLVSAMIETLGRGDVPTGR, encoded by the coding sequence ATGACACAGAATGATTCAGATTCAGATTTTTTGCCGCTTAAGGTCATCAGCGTGGGTCGGGACGGCAAACGGCGTTTTGACAAACGGGACAGGCAGAGATTGATTGAGGCTTGCCTGCAGCCCGGAGTATCGGTGGCGGGCATGGCGCTGAGGGCTTGGGTGAACGCAAATTTACTGCACCGGTGGATCTGCGAGCACGAGAAGACGTACCGCGGCGAGGGCGCGACGCAGGAGTCAAGGGACGCGGCAGCTTTTGTTCCGGTCGTCGAGATTGCTTGCGCCGACCCACAACCGCCACTTCCCCAGTTGCCGCCGCCGCACCGCGACGCCACGCGTGTCGCGCAGCGCCCGTTGGCACCATCGCGCATGACTGTGGAAATGCCCAATGGCATCACACTCAGACTCGAATGCGGTGCCCACGACGCGACGCTGGTATCGGCGATGATCGAAACGCTGGGGCGCGGTGATGTTCCGACTGGACGCTGA
- the tnpB gene encoding IS66 family insertion sequence element accessory protein TnpB (TnpB, as the term is used for proteins encoded by IS66 family insertion elements, is considered an accessory protein, since TnpC, encoded by a neighboring gene, is a DDE family transposase.), with protein sequence MFRLDAELRVYLHRDAVDFRNGINGLVILVEQSMQLDPFARAVFAFRNERANRIKLLFYERSGFWLMMKRLEADRFAWPRRQQAVMELTSEQLHWLLEGIDIDAVRRHPSRQYRHVS encoded by the coding sequence ATGTTCCGACTGGACGCTGAACTGCGGGTCTATCTGCACCGCGACGCGGTTGATTTTAGGAACGGGATCAACGGTCTCGTTATTCTGGTCGAGCAGTCCATGCAGCTTGACCCGTTTGCCCGGGCGGTCTTCGCCTTCCGTAACGAGCGGGCCAACCGCATCAAGCTGCTGTTTTACGAGCGCTCGGGTTTCTGGCTGATGATGAAACGGTTAGAGGCGGACCGTTTCGCCTGGCCACGCCGACAGCAGGCGGTGATGGAATTGACGAGCGAGCAGCTCCACTGGTTACTTGAAGGTATCGACATCGACGCCGTGCGTCGTCATCCTTCAAGGCAGTACCGACACGTGAGCTGA
- a CDS encoding J domain-containing protein: MTRTNLRAISIAPDHNKAHLSKGQKAFNTLIKQIEKRRARLSAWEAAMPAFHRKYLSEFAPLEQTSIELRTKLVYRLEQTYDMKGLTKSERRTIADLISDLAGELVAESDDPELKTIYNRYSESDFDSEAAAEFDDMKFALEAMLGVELGDDVDMSSPEDVLQRAQAQMEQLRKQDAVENQAREERRAKRKKTPKQLAAEAREQAEQAELSLSIREVYRKLASALHPDRETDPQERERKTALMQRANQAYSKNSLLQLLELQLELEHIDQSAINNIGEDRLKHYNKILKEQVGELDHEILHVENGFKHSYGIPPFIDVSPGTIMRNLASDIFSLQESLHALEHDLLVFEDIKQLKEWLKIVKRSLAAPRYDDMPF, encoded by the coding sequence ATGACCAGGACAAATCTCAGGGCCATCAGCATTGCTCCCGACCACAATAAGGCTCATCTGTCGAAGGGGCAAAAGGCATTCAACACGCTGATCAAGCAGATCGAAAAGCGGCGTGCTCGGCTGAGTGCCTGGGAGGCTGCAATGCCTGCCTTCCATCGGAAATACCTTAGCGAGTTCGCGCCCCTTGAGCAAACTTCCATCGAGTTGCGTACCAAGCTCGTTTATCGCCTGGAACAAACATACGATATGAAGGGGCTGACTAAATCCGAGCGGCGCACGATTGCCGACCTGATCAGCGACTTGGCGGGGGAGTTGGTCGCCGAGAGCGATGATCCGGAACTTAAGACGATTTACAACCGTTACAGCGAATCTGACTTTGACAGTGAAGCTGCCGCCGAGTTTGATGATATGAAATTCGCGCTCGAAGCCATGCTCGGCGTTGAGTTAGGCGACGACGTTGACATGAGTTCGCCCGAGGATGTGCTGCAGCGCGCGCAGGCGCAAATGGAGCAGCTCCGAAAACAAGACGCCGTCGAAAACCAAGCTCGTGAAGAACGACGCGCGAAACGAAAAAAAACCCCTAAACAACTCGCTGCAGAGGCACGAGAACAAGCGGAGCAGGCAGAGCTCAGCTTATCGATTCGCGAGGTCTACCGAAAACTAGCCAGCGCTCTTCATCCTGATCGAGAAACTGATCCGCAGGAACGTGAGCGGAAGACCGCTCTCATGCAAAGGGCCAATCAGGCGTATAGCAAAAACAGCCTGTTGCAATTACTTGAGTTGCAGTTGGAGCTGGAACATATCGACCAAAGCGCCATCAACAACATCGGCGAAGACCGGTTGAAACACTACAACAAGATACTAAAGGAACAGGTCGGTGAACTCGACCACGAAATCCTGCATGTCGAGAACGGATTCAAGCACAGCTACGGAATTCCACCCTTCATCGACGTGTCGCCCGGCACCATCATGCGCAATCTTGCCTCTGATATCTTCTCGCTGCAGGAGAGCCTCCACGCCCTTGAACATGACCTGCTCGTATTCGAAGACATCAAGCAACTGAAGGAATGGCTAAAGATTGTGAAGCGGTCATTGGCCGCGCCGCGTTACGACGATATGCCGTTTTAG
- a CDS encoding helix-turn-helix domain-containing protein: MTALGDELVVAAGDSIDHWHDVTCRDYSASEYKRETGELFSASIARRQFGPLSLSGVSSAGFGAARLIRSPSDIRKDPRDHFMVFLVEEGGVSVSQEGREMTARAGDLFLYDQARPFTLEFQESYSGIMLNIPRPMLETRLPSAGRLIANRISGESKLGELAGTIVRQIMGLDEQLKDPTIDRLGGSALDILATTLDAQASNELLLTSRHHRLLEQVKGYMLAHLHEAGMDLETIARAQNMAPRTLNRVFATEGTTPIRWLWQQRLSASHLALTEGRVRNVTEAALNFGFSDLSHFSRTFKSAFGKSPHALVRK; the protein is encoded by the coding sequence ATGACGGCACTTGGCGATGAGCTCGTGGTGGCAGCCGGCGACAGCATCGATCACTGGCACGACGTCACGTGCCGAGACTATTCGGCTTCTGAATATAAACGTGAGACTGGGGAGCTCTTCAGCGCAAGCATTGCACGCAGGCAATTCGGACCGCTTTCGCTGAGTGGCGTTTCGTCGGCTGGTTTTGGCGCTGCCCGTCTTATTCGCAGCCCATCCGACATTCGCAAGGATCCGCGCGACCATTTCATGGTCTTTCTGGTGGAAGAAGGTGGCGTTAGCGTGTCGCAGGAGGGCAGGGAAATGACAGCGCGGGCCGGCGACCTGTTCCTTTACGACCAGGCGCGGCCGTTCACCCTGGAATTCCAGGAAAGTTACTCGGGCATTATGCTCAACATCCCTCGCCCGATGCTTGAAACGCGCCTACCCTCAGCCGGTCGACTTATTGCTAATCGCATTTCCGGCGAATCAAAGCTTGGCGAGTTAGCGGGAACTATTGTTCGCCAGATTATGGGGCTTGACGAGCAATTGAAGGATCCCACCATCGATCGCCTTGGTGGCTCCGCACTCGACATCCTTGCCACCACACTTGATGCACAGGCCTCGAATGAGCTTCTCCTGACATCCAGACACCACCGCCTTCTGGAGCAGGTTAAGGGCTATATGCTCGCCCATCTGCATGAGGCCGGTATGGACCTTGAGACGATTGCGCGGGCCCAGAATATGGCCCCGCGAACTCTCAACAGAGTCTTCGCGACCGAAGGCACCACGCCCATAAGATGGTTGTGGCAGCAACGCCTGAGCGCCAGCCATCTTGCGCTGACCGAGGGACGAGTAAGGAATGTTACTGAAGCGGCACTAAACTTCGGTTTTAGCGATCTTTCTCATTTCAGTCGCACATTCAAATCAGCGTTCGGGAAGTCCCCTCATGCATTGGTACGAAAATAG
- a CDS encoding amidase family protein, which yields MSKDFTNTSKNLHDLTVTEAAAAIKDGSVSASTYAAALLSRNRDLKGRNAFITIYEDVVLEAAAKADEHRSAGKILGPLHGVPIAVKDSMNTFDLPTSIGTKVLAGFRPKKDATIVASLRNAGAVIFGKNNLVEMSYGLTGLNAHYGQAVNPYDLTRVTGGSSGGAGASVGGRLVPAAFGGDTVGSIRVPASFSGVVGFRPSTGRWAGTGVAPIANTFDTPGPMARSVADVALLDAVVTGSSLSLASSSPKSLKGVRFGFAPQTHLDLVDQEVERTFYESLAKLKDAGAEVVEIDLGDDFQTLAYQANWPIFFHETMPHVTEYVKEIQAPVSFDDIYKGLGANVDFFWSDAVVPGAPNYVSVADYQHSLNVLRPSLQQRYADAFRANGIEAILFPTTPLVAPPIGTNSVVTIAGKEVPALNIAKNVFASSCAGLPGISIPMGLSSGGLPIGLELDGKAGDDVRLLDIAALVSSVLGSIPAPNVN from the coding sequence ATGTCAAAAGATTTCACGAATACATCCAAAAATTTGCACGACCTCACGGTTACGGAAGCTGCAGCTGCCATTAAGGACGGCTCGGTTTCGGCCAGTACCTATGCAGCGGCACTGTTAAGCCGAAACCGCGACCTCAAGGGTAGGAACGCTTTCATCACGATCTACGAAGACGTAGTGCTCGAAGCGGCAGCGAAAGCCGACGAGCATCGCAGCGCTGGCAAGATATTGGGGCCGCTCCATGGCGTGCCGATCGCGGTTAAAGATAGCATGAACACTTTCGATCTGCCGACGTCCATCGGCACGAAGGTCCTCGCAGGGTTCAGGCCGAAGAAAGACGCAACGATTGTGGCATCACTGCGCAATGCTGGCGCGGTTATCTTTGGCAAGAACAACCTAGTAGAAATGTCCTACGGTTTGACGGGCTTGAACGCGCACTACGGTCAAGCAGTCAATCCGTATGACCTGACGCGAGTGACTGGTGGCTCTTCGGGTGGCGCCGGCGCCTCCGTTGGCGGCCGTCTGGTGCCCGCCGCGTTCGGGGGTGACACTGTCGGCTCAATCCGGGTTCCCGCGTCGTTCTCCGGCGTAGTTGGCTTCCGTCCGTCGACAGGTCGCTGGGCCGGCACCGGCGTCGCGCCGATTGCCAATACGTTCGACACGCCGGGACCGATGGCACGAAGCGTTGCAGACGTGGCGCTGCTTGATGCAGTCGTTACGGGCTCGTCACTCTCCCTCGCTAGCTCTTCTCCCAAATCGTTGAAAGGCGTACGTTTCGGCTTTGCTCCTCAAACACACCTGGACCTGGTCGACCAGGAAGTTGAACGTACGTTCTACGAGTCGCTTGCTAAGCTGAAAGACGCCGGCGCAGAAGTTGTAGAAATCGATCTTGGCGACGATTTCCAGACCCTCGCATATCAAGCGAACTGGCCGATTTTCTTCCACGAAACGATGCCGCACGTTACGGAATATGTGAAAGAGATCCAGGCGCCTGTCTCGTTCGATGACATCTACAAGGGCCTCGGCGCAAACGTCGACTTCTTCTGGAGCGATGCAGTCGTACCGGGGGCGCCCAATTATGTTTCCGTCGCGGACTATCAGCACTCGCTCAACGTGTTGCGCCCGTCGCTTCAGCAGCGTTACGCCGATGCGTTTCGTGCGAACGGGATTGAGGCAATTCTGTTCCCGACGACGCCGCTTGTGGCCCCTCCGATCGGCACCAACTCGGTGGTAACGATTGCGGGCAAGGAAGTGCCAGCTCTCAACATCGCGAAGAACGTGTTCGCTTCGAGCTGTGCCGGTCTGCCTGGTATCAGCATCCCGATGGGGCTCTCCTCCGGCGGTCTGCCGATCGGTCTCGAACTCGATGGAAAGGCGGGTGATGACGTTAGACTTCTGGATATTGCTGCTCTGGTGTCTTCGGTCCTGGGTTCGATTCCGGCGCCGAACGTCAATTGA